The Pseudomonas azotoformans genome has a segment encoding these proteins:
- a CDS encoding aminotransferase-like domain-containing protein yields MAFSERVTRLKSSLIREILAAAQRPEVMSFAGGLPAEAMLPALNWDDMPLNIGQYGMSEGEPQLREQLAAEARALGVPCQASQVLVVSGSQQTLDLAAKLYIDKGTQILLEGPTYLAALQIFQLFGADCLTVQLEADGPNLSALRASLERHRPAFIYLIPTFQNPSAVRYSEAKREAVAALLDEFGVTLIEDEPYRELTFDGGSAKPIAGRLKKASWIYTGTVSKTLLPGLRVGYLIASPDLFPHLLKLKQSADLHTNRVGQWQAMQWIGSEKYQQHLVELRSFYRQRRDAFQAALQCHFADLADWQVPQGGLFFWLTLKQPLDTRTLLAQALEQNVAFMPGEPFFSEPDHHHGSLRLNFSHIDPARLDEGLKRLAAVVRQAQHAQAA; encoded by the coding sequence ATGGCCTTCTCTGAACGTGTTACGCGCCTCAAAAGCTCCTTGATCCGTGAAATCCTCGCGGCAGCCCAGCGCCCGGAAGTGATGTCGTTCGCCGGTGGCCTGCCGGCCGAAGCCATGCTGCCCGCGCTGAACTGGGACGACATGCCCCTCAATATCGGCCAATACGGCATGAGCGAAGGCGAGCCGCAGTTGCGTGAACAGCTCGCCGCCGAAGCCCGCGCACTCGGTGTGCCGTGCCAGGCCAGCCAGGTGCTGGTGGTCAGCGGCTCCCAGCAAACCCTGGACCTGGCGGCCAAGCTGTACATCGACAAAGGCACGCAGATCCTGCTGGAAGGCCCGACCTACCTGGCTGCGTTGCAGATCTTCCAACTGTTCGGCGCCGATTGCCTCACCGTGCAACTGGAGGCCGACGGCCCGAACCTGAGCGCGTTGCGTGCCAGCCTCGAACGCCATCGCCCGGCGTTCATCTACCTGATCCCGACCTTCCAGAACCCGTCGGCCGTGCGCTACAGCGAAGCCAAGCGCGAAGCCGTCGCCGCGTTGCTCGATGAGTTCGGCGTGACCCTGATCGAAGACGAGCCCTACCGCGAACTGACCTTCGACGGCGGCAGTGCCAAACCCATCGCCGGGCGCCTGAAGAAGGCCAGCTGGATCTACACCGGCACCGTGTCCAAGACCCTGTTGCCCGGCCTGCGCGTCGGCTACCTGATCGCCAGCCCGGACCTGTTCCCGCACCTGCTCAAGCTCAAGCAATCGGCTGACCTGCACACTAACCGCGTCGGCCAATGGCAGGCGATGCAGTGGATCGGCAGCGAAAAATACCAGCAGCACCTGGTGGAACTGCGCAGTTTTTACCGCCAGCGCCGCGATGCATTCCAGGCGGCGCTACAGTGTCATTTCGCCGATCTGGCCGACTGGCAAGTGCCCCAAGGTGGATTATTCTTCTGGCTGACCTTGAAACAGCCACTCGACACCCGCACCTTGTTGGCGCAAGCGCTGGAACAGAACGTCGCGTTCATGCCCGGTGAACCGTTCTTTTCCGAGCCGGACCACCATCACGGTTCGTTGCGCCTCAATTTCAGCCATATCGACCCGGCCCGCCTCGACGAAGGTCTCAAGCGCCTGGCCGCGGTGGTCCGTCAAGCACAGCACGCGCAAGCGGCATAA
- the uraH gene encoding hydroxyisourate hydrolase, giving the protein MGRLTTHVLDAAHGCPGSAIKVELYRVEGAQLELVATTLTNSDGRCDAPLLQDDDYRSGVYQLQFSAGDYYRARGVQLPEPAFLDVVVLRFGISAEQDHYHVPLLISPYSYSTYRGS; this is encoded by the coding sequence ATGGGACGTTTGACCACACACGTTTTGGATGCCGCACATGGCTGCCCCGGCAGCGCGATCAAGGTTGAGCTGTATCGCGTTGAAGGCGCGCAGCTGGAACTGGTCGCCACCACGCTGACCAACAGCGACGGCCGCTGCGACGCGCCCTTGTTGCAAGACGATGATTACCGCAGCGGCGTGTACCAACTGCAATTCAGCGCCGGTGACTACTACCGCGCCCGTGGTGTGCAGCTGCCCGAACCGGCCTTCCTGGATGTAGTGGTTCTGCGCTTCGGCATCAGCGCCGAACAGGATCACTACCACGTCCCGCTCCTTATTTCGCCCTACAGCTACTCCACCTATCGCGGTAGCTAG
- a CDS encoding LysR family transcriptional regulator, with translation MKNSIQHIQAFLAVARTGSFTKAANELHLSPSALTVQVQQLEDWLGVALLDRSPRHVSLTAAGQDARGPMEKLLLDLDNIVTGSRDLAALRRGVVTIAALPSVCAGSLPPVLRLFRERFAGIEVRLHDLVAHRIHAQVRSGEVDFGIGVRARLSHGLEFVPVLNDRLCAFVPVDHPLTRHRQLTLEQLADQPIILTGRDSSVREQVDALFDETRLTMNAGMEANYMSTVLALVRQGLGISVLPESAADSLEGLKRINIDHPGVNREIGLISRSGMGLSPAAQRCFELLSNELRG, from the coding sequence ATGAAGAACAGTATCCAACACATTCAGGCATTTCTTGCCGTGGCTCGCACTGGCAGCTTCACCAAGGCTGCCAATGAGCTGCATCTGTCACCTTCGGCGCTGACGGTGCAGGTGCAGCAACTGGAAGACTGGCTCGGCGTCGCCCTGCTCGACCGCAGCCCGCGCCACGTCAGCCTCACCGCCGCCGGCCAGGACGCGCGCGGCCCCATGGAAAAACTGCTGCTGGACCTGGACAACATCGTCACCGGCTCCCGCGACCTTGCCGCCTTGCGCCGGGGCGTGGTCACCATCGCCGCCCTGCCCTCGGTGTGCGCCGGCAGTTTGCCGCCGGTTCTACGCTTGTTTCGCGAGCGCTTTGCCGGAATCGAGGTACGCCTGCATGACTTGGTAGCCCATCGCATTCATGCCCAGGTGCGTTCCGGCGAGGTGGATTTCGGTATCGGCGTGCGTGCACGGCTCAGCCATGGCCTGGAATTCGTGCCGGTGTTGAATGATCGCCTGTGTGCGTTTGTACCGGTAGATCATCCGCTCACCCGCCATCGCCAACTGACCCTGGAGCAATTGGCCGACCAGCCGATCATCCTTACCGGGCGCGACAGCAGCGTGCGCGAGCAAGTGGATGCGCTGTTCGATGAGACACGCCTGACAATGAACGCCGGCATGGAGGCCAACTACATGTCGACGGTATTGGCCCTGGTGCGCCAGGGGCTGGGAATCAGTGTGCTGCCGGAGTCGGCGGCGGACAGTTTGGAGGGATTGAAGCGCATCAACATCGATCATCCCGGCGTAAACCGGGAGATCGGCTTGATCAGTCGCAGTGGGATGGGCTTGAGCCCGGCAGCGCAGCGGTGTTTCGAGTTATTGAGCAACGAATTGCGCGGGTGA
- a CDS encoding NCS2 family permease: MDSRKSEAPTLDIAPPNNSWLERLFKLSLHGTTVKTELIAGLTTFITMAYIIFVNPNIMADAGIDHGAAFVATCIAAALGCLLMGLYANWPVGLAPGMGLNAFFTYTVVGTMGYTWETALGAVFISGVLFMGLTLSRVREWLLNSIPVSLRHAMGAGVGLFLGVIGLKTAGIIVESPATLIKLGSLHEPAPLLAAVCFLLIAILSYHRVFGAILISIIAVTLAGWGLDLVHYNGMVSTPPSLAPTWMAMDIKGVFNVSMISVVFAFLFVHMFDTAGTLMGVAQRAGLVNADGKIDNLSRALKADSASSVFGAMVGVPPVTSYVESAAGVAAGGRTGLTAVTVGVLFVAAMFFAPLAGMIPAYATAGALIYVAMLMMASMAHINWDEATDSIPAIVTAIMMPLTFSVADGIALGFITYVALKAGTGKYREISVSLWVLCAIFIAKFIFL, from the coding sequence GTGGATAGCCGCAAATCCGAAGCCCCTACGCTGGACATCGCCCCGCCTAATAACAGTTGGCTAGAACGCCTGTTCAAGCTCAGCTTGCATGGCACCACAGTGAAGACCGAGCTGATCGCCGGCCTCACCACCTTCATCACCATGGCCTACATCATCTTCGTCAACCCCAACATCATGGCAGACGCTGGCATCGACCATGGCGCGGCATTTGTCGCCACCTGCATCGCCGCCGCGCTGGGTTGCCTGCTGATGGGGCTGTACGCCAACTGGCCAGTGGGCCTGGCGCCGGGCATGGGCTTGAACGCGTTTTTCACCTACACCGTGGTCGGCACCATGGGCTACACCTGGGAAACCGCGCTGGGTGCGGTGTTTATCTCTGGCGTGCTGTTCATGGGCCTGACCCTTTCCCGCGTGCGCGAATGGTTGCTCAACAGCATCCCCGTGAGCCTGCGTCATGCCATGGGCGCGGGCGTGGGTTTATTCCTCGGGGTGATCGGCCTGAAAACCGCCGGGATCATCGTCGAGAGCCCAGCCACGTTGATCAAGCTCGGTTCGCTGCATGAGCCCGCGCCACTGCTGGCGGCAGTGTGTTTCCTGCTGATCGCCATCCTCAGCTACCACCGCGTGTTCGGCGCGATCCTGATCAGCATCATCGCCGTCACCTTGGCTGGCTGGGGCCTGGACCTGGTGCATTACAACGGCATGGTGTCTACACCGCCGAGTCTGGCACCGACCTGGATGGCCATGGATATCAAAGGTGTATTCAATGTCAGCATGATTAGTGTTGTATTTGCATTTCTTTTTGTACACATGTTCGACACCGCAGGTACACTGATGGGCGTCGCGCAACGGGCCGGGCTGGTCAATGCCGATGGCAAGATCGACAACCTGTCCCGCGCATTGAAGGCCGACAGTGCCTCCAGTGTGTTTGGTGCGATGGTCGGTGTGCCACCGGTGACGAGTTATGTGGAAAGTGCGGCTGGCGTGGCCGCTGGCGGGCGCACCGGGCTCACTGCCGTGACCGTGGGCGTGCTGTTTGTGGCGGCGATGTTTTTTGCGCCGCTGGCAGGGATGATTCCGGCGTATGCCACTGCGGGCGCGCTGATTTATGTCGCGATGCTGATGATGGCAAGCATGGCCCATATCAATTGGGATGAAGCCACCGACAGCATTCCGGCGATCGTCACCGCGATCATGATGCCGCTGACCTTCTCGGTTGCCGACGGTATCGCCCTGGGCTTTATCACTTACGTGGCGCTCAAGGCCGGCACCGGCAAGTACCGCGAGATTTCCGTCAGCCTGTGGGTGCTGTGCGCGATCTTTATCGCCAAATTCATATTTCTATAA
- a CDS encoding glutathione S-transferase family protein produces MYKVYGDYKSGNCYKIKLMLSLLGIPYQWIDVDILKGDTQTAEFLAKNPNGKIPVLELEDGTCLWESNAILNFLADGSEFLPSEPRLRTQVLQWQFFEQYSHEPYIAVARFIQFYLGLPEDRLEEYKKLHKGGYKALKVMERQLQLTPYLVGDQFSIADVALYAYTHVANEGGFELEAYPGVQAWLKRVASHPKHVAMLD; encoded by the coding sequence ATGTACAAGGTTTATGGCGATTACAAGTCGGGCAACTGCTACAAGATCAAATTGATGCTCAGCCTGCTGGGCATCCCGTATCAATGGATCGATGTGGACATCCTCAAGGGTGACACCCAGACCGCCGAATTCCTGGCGAAGAACCCCAACGGCAAGATCCCCGTGCTGGAACTGGAAGACGGCACCTGCCTGTGGGAGTCCAACGCGATCCTCAATTTCCTGGCCGATGGCAGTGAATTCCTGCCGTCCGAGCCGCGCCTGCGCACCCAAGTGCTGCAATGGCAGTTCTTCGAGCAGTACAGCCACGAGCCGTACATTGCGGTGGCGCGGTTTATCCAGTTTTACCTGGGGCTGCCCGAGGATCGCCTGGAGGAATACAAGAAGCTGCACAAGGGCGGTTACAAAGCGCTCAAGGTCATGGAGCGCCAATTGCAGCTGACGCCTTACCTCGTGGGCGATCAGTTCTCTATCGCCGATGTGGCCTTGTATGCCTACACCCATGTGGCGAATGAGGGTGGTTTTGAGTTGGAGGCTTATCCGGGTGTGCAGGCGTGGTTGAAGCGTGTTGCCAGCCATCCCAAACATGTGGCGATGCTGGATTGA
- a CDS encoding MarR family winged helix-turn-helix transcriptional regulator, which produces MLDLKKPTAQQTAMEAFFFGYQAFTAKADEMLERRGLSRVHQRIVFFIARYPTLSVKELLELLGVSKQALNIPLRQLQEMHLVNSVASETDKRKRLLELTEEGLRFEQSLRREQVKLLQRAFSEAGEEAVAGWLAVNQALSAN; this is translated from the coding sequence ATGCTTGACCTTAAAAAACCCACCGCCCAGCAAACCGCCATGGAAGCGTTCTTCTTCGGCTACCAGGCGTTTACCGCCAAGGCCGATGAGATGCTTGAGCGCCGCGGCCTGAGCCGGGTGCATCAGCGCATCGTGTTTTTTATCGCGCGCTACCCGACCTTGAGCGTGAAGGAACTGCTGGAATTGCTCGGTGTGAGCAAGCAGGCGCTGAACATCCCATTGCGGCAACTGCAGGAAATGCACCTGGTGAACAGCGTTGCGTCCGAGACCGACAAGCGCAAACGCCTGCTCGAATTGACTGAGGAAGGCCTGCGTTTCGAACAGTCGTTGCGCCGTGAACAGGTAAAACTGTTGCAACGTGCGTTCAGCGAGGCGGGCGAAGAAGCGGTGGCAGGATGGCTGGCGGTCAATCAGGCATTGAGCGCGAACTAG
- a CDS encoding LysE family translocator: MNLETWLLFSGAALVVILIPGPLSLLMISNSLNYGLRRSYPAFLGGVFASICLLSASALGLGALLLASEQLFSALKIVGAVYLFYLAWQSWQQSRQPAKAAEVPYSAPVPRFRALFGRAFVLGASNPKDILFFAAFLPQFLNSDQAFLPQLLIMIATWTALDLLCKLFYGLSAHGAARYLRSGKGQGWFNRVSAALFAGAGMMALLKARSGSL, from the coding sequence ATGAACCTGGAAACCTGGCTACTGTTCAGCGGCGCGGCATTGGTGGTGATCCTGATCCCGGGACCCCTGTCATTGCTGATGATCAGCAACAGTCTCAACTACGGCCTGCGCCGCTCGTATCCAGCGTTTCTTGGTGGGGTGTTTGCCTCGATCTGCCTGTTGAGCGCCTCGGCCCTGGGCCTGGGCGCGCTGCTGCTGGCGTCAGAGCAATTGTTCAGCGCCTTGAAGATCGTCGGTGCGGTGTACCTGTTCTACCTCGCGTGGCAGAGCTGGCAGCAATCACGGCAACCGGCCAAGGCGGCAGAGGTGCCCTACAGCGCACCGGTGCCACGCTTTCGTGCGCTGTTTGGCCGAGCCTTTGTACTGGGCGCCAGCAACCCCAAGGACATCCTGTTTTTTGCCGCGTTCCTGCCGCAATTCCTCAACAGTGACCAGGCCTTTTTGCCGCAGTTGCTGATCATGATCGCCACCTGGACCGCACTCGACCTGCTGTGCAAATTGTTCTACGGCCTGAGTGCCCATGGTGCGGCGCGTTACCTGCGCAGTGGCAAGGGCCAGGGTTGGTTCAACCGCGTCAGTGCCGCCCTTTTCGCAGGGGCAGGCATGATGGCGCTGCTCAAGGCCAGGTCGGGCTCACTTTGA
- a CDS encoding dermonecrotic toxin domain-containing protein — MSTETPDPAPFDFDDPDITQDERLTAIRTRLTRRLDSAAQPSRSINQWHATQARYLHTTKQLGELAGRAPRILSVIRHALREAFALDPDTLLFREPLPPQPARQVDNLMDRTLALFRDPGVPINLHHFTALSLAGDPERALPFNAWEALSRVSKLNLPARTNAAMKGYWEHLAPGSWRSRGERWAELRKTAFADQAFLAHQVFQLSTVGYAMVKQLVDAPSAEARQRAGGAWATVQVGTLAWPHASVGALAIPGALHIYRTGAADGPQVIYLPGLLCAFHEFRSWRQAQQDLPERVQRSLLSESWHYLPLKRQANIPLQPGVMVQGDALAHSAQALLDEQWNNEWGAVLSLDYTAPSAPGTPLPSRRASRLLGFIEKGRKRMSRGLPFGKSLDALLEWDRQRRQHEIVLGSQSSDLPLKACDRELRRYASAVLALWVNNDLRQPSEAYQAILALEKDHQAQAEIVNQWLQCEDVKLFNVSFWLERPSGTHKRALLILNAQRRALRQAAQLEHQLGLIKQTHLDRLLEVLNTPLATQRGNSDTRVLQVSVGNHPDNAYRLMSVFVVTTVRALAEPNLRQPVMLVVGGEFGGLAVFEHLERLSQGLRASFGSRDGSVLWRYIGRDVRSAARFSLAKSVHVGYSAVDHDVLYEDFKAQVEHHARLHKRLDEPGRLFSEVSDVALGRQLLAQELREHLSVPINQSRTLALANVAFMRFAAEQGESQPAWLATATADQRKPYKRLQRRYVSSALALESRLWQILPPLHAFARGLLMAQLKQDGFSELDVDKPLLDMPDDVGAQYCGWFSSQCVVGDRHVKKIVSSEHTTFSLMELALHNLDALAPWTEWRLNRARYLQPEWKERLNPRYLIKTLSALDIGGHYDALIQRAFSPAPTGLFRPLIDRATQHLAYMQVYSTARRGLSSAGQSLFNTGLSARLPADLDKNGHQISLSFVRLRGYTMEHDRHIAGVLVIIDQLNLLCLVYWPAATVFPVLAEFSTWERARTALHQLNAMPGGIKDLARRVAPGWEHEALASYPGRGALPMPSRHLTRFLPTPEAHDSVLAAVEAIGRLFREFKIKHTLPVADVQAIEAHIQEQIDAAPTAWLDFVPAAHSDIQALLAHAHMLEIQQRAHARATSSATLARYREQRLGDQWNASLRGILSFVPLLGTVIGLYELFLAAKRYHHSRRPEDAVDVAFLTLMVFIDLLSLFVPGPKTSKTAGVRSGLNQLHRRGSHLSLPPAPRPVKVLERLSKPLSTEGALPLQGLGEKGVYVKNGELFLVDGEHRYPVYRRGDESALRVKSPGGEAEGELLLYIREDREWSLGADAPQPGPSSGALNPWREPVPVLREWQPPTIRAGTESSIRRSSAPANYWFEWRADVSTERLSTFSDEGVFKVQVAPPGASYNVILVGTTYDTVTASGIGYYRLLAQGDNAPHSGIAFITRDKSMDLPALLEIERWTTTARREQPIPVSRTLTGEWQLHTPLFEKPLEQYVKTAFPTMTTASRAAVVARLVQLANSSRYPTATHLLTIRATLDNWLTRTLKGVGQTDDLLKMLTSLHRKGRALYIGYDGTTEGFTRVDFKAPKLDRSLRSNIGNAAVTDVRDTVQRAAVREVLEGQGFIVHEVPMTRGKTFTYELIAVHPESPSNKMYYVALHWFDRPSFAIDTRLVDSWVNVAIERNLQKPLFTGVKRAMREGRLERIMAGIQWARERNVEPSVYFVKVSPTWP, encoded by the coding sequence ATGAGCACCGAAACACCCGATCCTGCGCCCTTTGATTTCGACGACCCTGACATTACCCAGGACGAACGCCTGACGGCGATTCGCACGCGGTTGACGCGGCGCCTGGACAGCGCGGCCCAGCCCAGTCGCTCGATCAATCAGTGGCATGCCACCCAGGCGCGCTATCTGCACACCACAAAACAGTTGGGTGAGCTGGCAGGGCGGGCGCCGCGCATTCTCTCGGTGATCCGCCACGCCTTGCGCGAAGCGTTTGCCCTGGACCCGGACACCCTGCTGTTTCGCGAGCCGCTACCGCCGCAGCCCGCGCGCCAGGTCGACAACCTGATGGATCGAACCCTGGCACTGTTTCGTGACCCTGGTGTGCCGATCAACCTCCATCACTTCACGGCGCTGAGCCTTGCCGGTGATCCCGAGCGCGCATTGCCCTTCAATGCCTGGGAGGCGCTGTCCCGTGTCAGCAAGCTCAATCTGCCAGCCAGGACCAACGCCGCCATGAAAGGTTACTGGGAGCATCTTGCCCCTGGCTCCTGGCGCTCACGTGGGGAGCGCTGGGCTGAATTGCGCAAGACCGCGTTTGCCGACCAGGCTTTTCTCGCCCACCAGGTGTTTCAACTCTCCACAGTTGGCTACGCGATGGTCAAGCAACTGGTGGACGCGCCCAGCGCCGAAGCGCGGCAGCGTGCGGGCGGCGCCTGGGCCACGGTGCAAGTGGGGACGCTGGCCTGGCCCCATGCCAGCGTCGGTGCGCTGGCGATTCCCGGAGCGTTGCACATTTACCGAACGGGGGCGGCGGACGGGCCCCAGGTTATTTACCTGCCGGGGTTGCTGTGTGCGTTTCATGAGTTCCGTTCCTGGCGTCAGGCACAGCAGGACTTGCCTGAACGGGTGCAGAGGTCGTTGCTGAGTGAGTCCTGGCACTACCTGCCGCTCAAGCGTCAGGCGAACATCCCGCTGCAGCCGGGTGTGATGGTGCAGGGGGACGCCCTGGCGCACAGTGCGCAAGCCTTGCTCGACGAGCAATGGAACAATGAATGGGGGGCGGTGTTGTCGCTCGATTACACCGCGCCGTCAGCGCCGGGAACCCCGCTGCCGAGCCGCAGGGCCTCACGGTTGCTGGGGTTTATCGAAAAGGGCCGCAAGCGCATGAGCCGTGGCCTGCCGTTCGGAAAGAGTCTGGATGCCTTGCTGGAGTGGGACCGCCAGCGCCGTCAGCACGAGATTGTATTGGGGAGCCAGTCCTCTGACCTGCCGCTCAAGGCGTGTGATCGAGAGCTGCGCCGTTATGCAAGCGCGGTGCTGGCGCTGTGGGTAAACAATGATCTGCGCCAGCCCAGCGAGGCCTACCAAGCCATCCTGGCCCTTGAAAAAGACCACCAGGCCCAGGCTGAGATCGTGAACCAATGGCTCCAGTGCGAAGACGTGAAGTTATTCAACGTGAGCTTCTGGCTTGAGCGCCCCAGCGGTACCCATAAGCGCGCATTACTGATCCTGAACGCCCAGCGGCGGGCATTGCGTCAGGCGGCGCAACTTGAACACCAATTGGGATTGATCAAGCAGACGCATCTGGATCGGTTGCTGGAGGTGCTCAACACACCCTTGGCGACGCAGCGCGGCAACAGTGACACGCGGGTGTTGCAGGTATCAGTGGGCAATCATCCAGACAATGCCTACCGCCTGATGAGCGTGTTTGTGGTCACCACTGTCCGTGCCCTGGCCGAGCCCAACCTGCGCCAGCCGGTCATGCTGGTGGTGGGCGGCGAGTTCGGCGGGCTGGCGGTATTCGAGCATCTGGAGCGTTTGTCCCAAGGGCTGCGCGCCAGCTTCGGTAGCCGTGACGGTTCGGTGTTGTGGCGTTACATCGGACGAGATGTACGTTCTGCCGCACGCTTTAGCCTGGCCAAGTCGGTGCACGTGGGCTACAGCGCTGTGGACCACGATGTGCTGTATGAGGATTTCAAGGCACAGGTCGAACACCATGCCCGGCTGCACAAACGCCTGGATGAGCCTGGCCGGTTGTTCAGTGAGGTGAGTGACGTGGCCCTCGGGCGACAGCTCTTGGCACAAGAGCTACGCGAGCATTTGAGCGTACCGATCAATCAGAGCCGCACGCTGGCCCTGGCCAATGTGGCGTTCATGCGGTTCGCCGCCGAGCAGGGGGAAAGCCAACCGGCGTGGCTTGCCACCGCCACGGCGGACCAGCGTAAACCCTATAAGCGCTTGCAGCGCCGCTATGTATCCAGCGCGCTGGCGCTGGAAAGCCGCCTTTGGCAAATCCTGCCGCCGTTGCATGCGTTTGCTCGCGGGTTATTGATGGCCCAACTCAAACAGGATGGTTTCTCGGAACTGGATGTGGATAAGCCTCTGCTGGATATGCCCGACGATGTCGGCGCTCAATACTGCGGCTGGTTTTCCAGTCAATGCGTGGTGGGTGATCGTCACGTCAAAAAGATCGTCAGCTCTGAACACACCACCTTTAGTCTGATGGAACTGGCCCTGCATAATCTCGATGCCCTGGCGCCCTGGACGGAATGGCGTTTGAACCGGGCCCGCTACCTGCAGCCTGAGTGGAAAGAACGATTGAATCCGCGCTATTTGATCAAGACATTGTCGGCACTGGACATTGGTGGCCACTACGACGCATTGATCCAGCGCGCATTCAGTCCGGCGCCCACCGGGCTTTTCCGGCCGTTGATTGACCGCGCTACGCAGCACCTGGCTTATATGCAGGTGTATTCGACCGCGCGGCGAGGCCTCTCGTCGGCAGGCCAAAGCCTGTTCAACACGGGATTGTCGGCACGTTTACCTGCCGACCTAGACAAAAACGGCCACCAGATCAGCCTGTCCTTTGTGCGCCTGCGCGGCTACACGATGGAACATGATCGGCATATCGCCGGTGTGCTGGTGATCATCGATCAGCTCAACCTGCTGTGTCTGGTGTATTGGCCGGCTGCGACGGTTTTTCCGGTGCTGGCCGAATTCAGCACGTGGGAGCGGGCGAGGACGGCATTGCATCAATTGAATGCCATGCCTGGTGGTATCAAAGACCTGGCAAGGAGGGTGGCGCCCGGCTGGGAGCATGAGGCGCTTGCCAGTTATCCGGGGCGCGGGGCCTTGCCCATGCCTTCAAGGCACTTGACCAGGTTTCTGCCCACGCCTGAGGCTCACGACAGCGTACTCGCGGCAGTCGAGGCGATTGGCCGGCTTTTCCGCGAATTCAAGATCAAACACACGCTGCCCGTTGCCGACGTGCAGGCCATCGAGGCTCATATCCAGGAGCAAATCGACGCTGCCCCCACGGCATGGCTGGATTTCGTTCCAGCCGCACACAGCGATATCCAGGCACTGCTCGCCCACGCCCACATGCTCGAAATCCAACAACGCGCCCATGCCCGCGCCACGTCCAGTGCGACGCTGGCGCGTTACCGTGAACAGCGCCTTGGCGATCAATGGAACGCCTCGTTGCGTGGCATTCTGTCTTTTGTGCCACTGCTTGGCACGGTGATCGGGCTGTATGAACTGTTTCTGGCCGCCAAGCGCTACCACCACAGCCGGCGCCCCGAGGACGCGGTGGATGTGGCGTTCCTGACGTTGATGGTGTTTATCGACCTGCTGAGCTTATTCGTACCGGGGCCCAAAACGTCCAAGACCGCAGGCGTGCGCAGTGGGTTGAACCAGCTGCATCGACGGGGCAGCCACTTGTCACTGCCGCCGGCGCCGCGCCCGGTCAAGGTGTTGGAGCGCCTCAGCAAGCCCCTTTCCACCGAAGGCGCCTTACCGCTGCAAGGGCTGGGAGAGAAGGGCGTGTATGTAAAAAACGGCGAGCTGTTTTTGGTTGACGGCGAGCACCGCTATCCCGTGTATCGACGTGGCGATGAGTCGGCGTTGCGAGTAAAGAGCCCGGGTGGCGAGGCCGAGGGAGAACTGCTGCTCTACATCCGGGAAGACCGCGAATGGTCGCTGGGCGCCGATGCACCTCAACCGGGGCCCAGTTCGGGCGCGCTCAACCCTTGGCGCGAACCGGTGCCAGTGCTTCGGGAATGGCAGCCACCCACAATACGTGCGGGCACCGAAAGCAGCATTCGCAGGTCCTCTGCACCGGCTAACTATTGGTTTGAATGGAGAGCTGACGTTTCCACGGAGCGTTTATCGACGTTTTCGGATGAAGGGGTATTCAAAGTGCAGGTGGCTCCCCCAGGGGCTTCCTACAATGTCATCTTAGTGGGTACAACCTACGACACTGTAACGGCATCGGGCATCGGGTATTACAGGTTGCTTGCGCAAGGTGACAACGCACCGCACAGCGGCATCGCGTTTATCACCAGGGATAAATCGATGGATTTACCCGCTCTTTTGGAGATTGAACGTTGGACAACCACCGCACGTAGGGAGCAGCCCATCCCGGTATCACGCACGCTGACGGGGGAGTGGCAACTGCATACGCCGCTGTTCGAAAAACCGTTGGAGCAGTATGTAAAAACAGCTTTCCCCACCATGACGACTGCCAGCCGAGCGGCAGTCGTCGCCAGGCTGGTTCAACTGGCAAACTCATCGCGCTACCCAACGGCCACTCATCTGCTCACCATACGGGCAACGCTGGACAATTGGTTGACCCGCACGCTCAAGGGGGTGGGGCAAACGGATGACTTGCTGAAAATGCTAACGTCCCTCCACAGGAAGGGCAGAGCCCTGTATATCGGTTACGACGGTACGACAGAGGGCTTTACCCGCGTCGACTTCAAGGCGCCGAAATTGGACCGCTCGTTGCGGTCCAATATCGGCAACGCAGCGGTTACGGATGTGAGAGACACGGTGCAGCGCGCAGCAGTCAGAGAAGTGTTGGAAGGGCAAGGCTTCATTGTTCATGAAGTGCCAATGACGCGGGGTAAAACCTTTACCTATGAATTGATCGCCGTTCACCCCGAATCACCCTCCAATAAAATGTACTACGTCGCACTCCATTGGTTTGATAGGCCGTCGTTCGCCATCGACACTCGGCTGGTTGATAGCTGGGTGAATGTCGCTATCGAGAGAAACCTGCAAAAGCCCCTGTTCACGGGCGTCAAGCGCGCCATGCGAGAGGGGCGTCTGGAGCGCATCATGGCGGGCATTCAATGGGCTCGCGAGCGCAACGTCGAACCCAGTGTCTATTTTGTCAAAGTGAGCCCGACCTGGCCTTGA